A region from the Patescibacteria group bacterium genome encodes:
- the rpmH gene encoding 50S ribosomal protein L34: MPKRTWQPKKKKRARKHGFLKRSQTAGGRNVLKRRRAKKRASLTVKVRKVSS, from the coding sequence ATGCCTAAAAGAACTTGGCAACCAAAAAAGAAAAAACGCGCCCGTAAGCATGGGTTTTTAAAACGCTCCCAAACCGCGGGTGGTAGAAATGTGCTCAAAAGAAGAAGGGCTAAAAAAAGAGCTTCTCTTACGGTAAAAGTACGCAAGGTGTCCTCTTAA